TGGATTTCTGGCTCATCGCCTTTTCCTATTACATGTCGTACCGGCTGCGCTTCAATCTGGAGGACTTCAAGTTCTACTTCGAGGTTTTCCTCCAAAGCCTGCCCATTATCATCGGATGCAAAATCACCGCCTTTTACGCCATGGGCGTGTATCGCGGCGTGTGGGACTCGTTCAGCTTCAATGATATCTACGTGCACATCAAAGCCACCCTGCTGGGCACGCTGCTTAGCGTGGTTTTAATCACCTATGTGTTCCGGTTTCAGGATTTTTCCAAAGGCCTGTTTGTGATCGACTGGCTTGGCCTCACGGGCTTGGTTCTTCTCACCAGAGGCTCTTTCCGGCTGTTCATGGACGCCATGAAGCGCAGCAGCCTCAAAGGAGACCGGGTGCTTTTGTACGGCGCAGGCAGAGGCGGAGAAATTCTCCTGCGGGAAATTATGAACAACAAGCACAGACATCTTGTGCCGGCGGGCTTCCTGGACGACGATCCCATGAAGGCGGGCAAGCGGCTCCAGGGATACCCGGTGCACGCCGCCCAGGGAGACCTTGACGCCCTGCTTGCCAAGGAAGAGGTTCGGGGGATAATCATCGCCTATATCAATCCTTCGGAGCAAAACATGGCGCGGCTCAGGGAGATCTGCAGGAAGAACCAATTATTCTTAAAAAAATTCAGCGTTTGCATAGAGGACGTTGAAGTATAGCTTAAAATCCATGAAAACAATCCTTGGAATCGAATCATCCTGCGACGAAACCGCCGCCGCCGTGGTCAGCCGCGGAACGGAAATCCTATCCTCGGTGGTCGCCTCCCAAATCAAGGTGCACGCCCCTTACGGCGGTGTGGTGCCGGAACTGGCCTCACGCAAGCATTTGGAAAGCATCGCCCCCGTGGTGGAGCAAGCCCTGGAAGAGGCTGGAATATCGCGGGATCAAGTGGACGGAGTAGCCGTAACGCGCGGCCCCGGTCTGGTGGGCGCCTTGCTGGTGGGATTCTCCTTCGCCAAAGCCTACGCCTTGGCTTTAGACGTCCCCTGGGTGGGCGTGAACCATCTTTTGGGGCATATCCACTCGGTCCTTATGTCGCCCTCCCCTCCTGAATTCCCATTCGCCGCGTTGCTGGTTTCCGGCGGACACACCAGCATCTATAAAGTAAGCTCCCGCACGGACATGGAAGTCATGGGCCAGACCCGGGACGACGCTGCAGGCGAAGCGTTTGACAAGGTGTCCAAAGCCATGGGCCTGGGGTATCCGGGCGGCGAAATTATCAGCAAGCTGGCGGAAAGCGGAGACCCTCACAAAATCAGCTTTCCCAGATCCTGGCTGGACAAGAAAAAATTCGACTTTTCCTTTTCAGGCATCAAAACCGCGGTGGGCCGGTATATGCAGGTGCACGAAGAAACCTGGCAGGATGAGAAGGCGGACATCGCCGCCAGTTTTCAGGAAGCCGTGGTGGAAGTTTTGGCGACCAAGCTGATCAACGCAGCCAAAAGCATTGGCTGCCCCAGAGTGGCCGTGGCGGGAGGCGTGGCCGCCAACGCCTGCTTAAGGGATCGTGTGACCCAATTGGCGGCCAAGGCAGGCATGAGCGTGCACTTGCCGGACATCTCCCTGTGCGGAGACAACGCCGCCATGATCGCCGCCGCAGGATATTACAAACTCGTCGCCGGAGAACGCGCGCCCCTGAATATGGACGTTTTTTCCCGGGTGGAGAAAATGTGAATCCTTATATGTGCTATTGTAGCCTGGGCAAGGGTTCACATGAGGGAAAGGTTTAGACGAAATATCATTTTTTTGCCTGATCCAAAACCTTTCTAAGCATCACCGCCAGGTTATTTTTGTTAAACGGCTTCATAAGAAATCCTTCTATGCCAATAGCTTCCGCTTTTTCTTTATTAAGCCGTTCACTAAATCCTGTGCATATCATGACAGGAATGTCAGGCCGAATCTTTTTCATTTCAGCGGCCAGCCGGTCCCCGGTCATTTTAGGCATAGCCATGTCTGAAATGACTGCATCATAATTTTCAGGATTAGCCTTAAAGGCCTCCAATGCCTCCATTGCCCCCAATCTTGCGGTTACCTGGTATCCCAATCTATTCAGCAGTGTTTTGACTAAATTGACCAAAGCGGGCTCATCGTCCACTATAAGAATATGCTCATGACCAGTTTTGATTTTGGGGATTTCGGTGGATCTTTCAAATTCACCTGGTTTTTCCATCATGGGGAAATAGAGATGGAATGTGGAGCCTTTTCCCACATCACTTTCTATCCTGATATCCCCCCCATATTCTTTTAGGATCCCATAAACAACTGCCAAACCAAGCCCCGTGCCTTTTCCCTGCTTTTTAGTCGTAAAATACGGCTCGAAAATTTTGTCCATGATTTCTGGAGGGATGCCAGCGCCTGTATCGCTTACGGAAAACAACAACTGCCTATCCCCCAATATTTCAGAGGAGCCATGATCATCAGAACCTCGATCCACCTCTCTGAGAGACACCTCAATTTTCGCCCCGTCCATATTCTCCATGGCATGATAAGCATTAGTAATTAAATTCATCGCAATTTGATGCAGTTGAGTGGCGTTCGCCCATATTGCTCCGCAGTTTTTCTGGATTGCACTCTGAATTTCAATATTTTTTGGAATGGAGGATCGGCAAAGCGTTAACACATCATCAAGTATATATTGAAACTTTACAGGGCCCAGCTTTTCTTCCGACTTGCGGCCAAAAGCTAAAATTTGTGAAATCAGATCGCGCGCTCTTTCACTGGCTTTAAATATCTCTTTTACCTTAATCTGTTCCGGGCTGCCTGTGCGCAGATCTTCGGTAAGCATTTCCGCCAAGCCCATAATTGGCGTTAAAATGTTATTAAAATCGTGTGCTATTCCGCTTGCCAGATTTGCAATGGATTCCATTTTTTGAGCTTGTTGAATTTTCTCCTCAAATGACTTCTGTTCCGTGATGTCCGTATGAGACCCGGCCATTCGATACGGAACCCCGTTTTCATCCCTGAGGGCCCCCCCCCTTGCTTGAATCCAGCGATAAGAGCCGTCTTTATGACGAAGCCGGAACTCAATGGAGTACGCAGGCGTTTTGCCCAGGAGATAGTTTTCCACATATTTCAGTACAACGGGTTTATCTTCAGGATGCAGGCGGTCTTCAAAAGAAGAGAAAATATTAGGCAGTTCCTCATCGCAATAGCCTATCATCTCCTTCCACCTTGGGGACAAAAACAGGCTATTGTCGTGCAAATCCCAATCCCAGATGCCGTCGCGGGCGCCATTAATGGCCAATACATATTGTTCTTTACTTTTTATGAGATCCTGTTCAATTTTCTTGCGTTCTGTTATATCTGTGGAAACGCCGCAAAGAGCAATACATTCCCCGGAGTCATCAAAAACTTTTTGCACCCTGGAGTCCAAAAAAACTTCCCGTCCATGAATAGTTCGATTAACAACCTCCCCGTGCCACCTGCCATCCTGCAGCGTCTTTTGAAAAATTTCCTGTTGCGTGGCGCCATGGCCTGACTTTTCTCCATATACTTCGGTGGATAGCCCCACCAGCTCCCCTTGCGTATAGCCAAGATTCGTTTTTACCGCGTTATTCACATATGTGATAACCCCCTTAGTATCCGTTACTGTGACATAATCATGGATTTGATCAAGAACCATAGCCTGCAGCTTCAAGGCGCTTTCTATCTTTCTTTGCTCCGTAATATTGGACATGGCTGTCAGAGAATACGGGGTTCCGTTAGAGTACACAACTTCTCCTGAAAACAGGCCCTCGAGGATGGATCCGTGTTTGGTAACGACCTGAAGTTCAACATTGTTCAAGTTTCCATTCTTCCTCAATAATTTTGAAACATTCGCCTGTTTTTCCGGATGAACAAACAATCCAAGATTGGCTACGGTATTGCCGAGAATCTCCGCTTTTGAATAACCAAGCATATTTATAAATGCCACGTTGACATCAACAAACCGTCCTTCAGGAATTGTTGTAAGCGCCATCAGGATAGGATTATCCCTAAAAAGGCGTTCAAAAAGATGAAGATTCTCCTGTAAGTCCGACAAGTCTTTGGAAACGAGAAATATGGCGTCCTTTTCGCCCCATTTCCCTTTCCATGCACATGTTTCTGAGGCAATTCGCCTACCGTCTCTGTTTCGTAACGGTAAAGGAAAGTCCTGCTTGGTCGTGATGGCTGCCTTAAAAAAGGTCCTAGCATCAGCATGAGTGTCTTCAGGGAACAAATCCCAAAAAGCCAAATTTTGGAAATCATCCCGAGAGTAGCCCAACCTTTTGCGGGCAAAAGGGTTGGCGTATACAACTTCTCCAGACAGGGTGCATATAAAAACCATGTCTTCAATTGTTTCGATCAACTCCCGAAAGTTTGATTCCTTTTCCCTTATTTTTGCCTCAGCCTCTTTACGATGAGACATATCCCTGGCAATTCCAAAAAACCTTTTATGTCCATGTTCAGTAAAAGGAATCCCCATCACTTGAACTGGATACGCTGCTCCTTCAGCATTTTTATGAGTAGATTCAAAAACCCGGGGAAGTTCGTTAGGGTGTCCTTCCCAGAAGGATTGAAAGGATTCTATGCAAAAATTTGGATCAATATCCATTATTAATAAATCACGCATCATCTCCTTGCTTACCCCTAATGCTCGACAGGCAGCCTTGTTGGCGTCCAAAATCCTTCCATCTTGCCCAATCAAATATATGGCGTCGAGATGCTTTTCAAAAAGATTAGTGTACCAACTCTGGTTCATGGGAGCCTGGCCTTGTTTAGTCCGAAAAAGATTCCCGGACAGACCTTCCCTTGATAGTGCGTTTTCCAATGACTCCACAGTTTTTTCTAATTCTTCGTAGGTGGGTTTACGCTGCATTTCCTTTTACCTCGCAAAGGAATTCGACACTGTATAGATTTCATCTTAATGCCAATACAATAATGTGGACGACTAACAACCACGATCGGCATAAAAATGGATTATCTTGAATTTGCTAAT
The sequence above is drawn from the Desulfatibacillum aliphaticivorans DSM 15576 genome and encodes:
- a CDS encoding PAS domain-containing hybrid sensor histidine kinase/response regulator: MQRKPTYEELEKTVESLENALSREGLSGNLFRTKQGQAPMNQSWYTNLFEKHLDAIYLIGQDGRILDANKAACRALGVSKEMMRDLLIMDIDPNFCIESFQSFWEGHPNELPRVFESTHKNAEGAAYPVQVMGIPFTEHGHKRFFGIARDMSHRKEAEAKIREKESNFRELIETIEDMVFICTLSGEVVYANPFARKRLGYSRDDFQNLAFWDLFPEDTHADARTFFKAAITTKQDFPLPLRNRDGRRIASETCAWKGKWGEKDAIFLVSKDLSDLQENLHLFERLFRDNPILMALTTIPEGRFVDVNVAFINMLGYSKAEILGNTVANLGLFVHPEKQANVSKLLRKNGNLNNVELQVVTKHGSILEGLFSGEVVYSNGTPYSLTAMSNITEQRKIESALKLQAMVLDQIHDYVTVTDTKGVITYVNNAVKTNLGYTQGELVGLSTEVYGEKSGHGATQQEIFQKTLQDGRWHGEVVNRTIHGREVFLDSRVQKVFDDSGECIALCGVSTDITERKKIEQDLIKSKEQYVLAINGARDGIWDWDLHDNSLFLSPRWKEMIGYCDEELPNIFSSFEDRLHPEDKPVVLKYVENYLLGKTPAYSIEFRLRHKDGSYRWIQARGGALRDENGVPYRMAGSHTDITEQKSFEEKIQQAQKMESIANLASGIAHDFNNILTPIMGLAEMLTEDLRTGSPEQIKVKEIFKASERARDLISQILAFGRKSEEKLGPVKFQYILDDVLTLCRSSIPKNIEIQSAIQKNCGAIWANATQLHQIAMNLITNAYHAMENMDGAKIEVSLREVDRGSDDHGSSEILGDRQLLFSVSDTGAGIPPEIMDKIFEPYFTTKKQGKGTGLGLAVVYGILKEYGGDIRIESDVGKGSTFHLYFPMMEKPGEFERSTEIPKIKTGHEHILIVDDEPALVNLVKTLLNRLGYQVTARLGAMEALEAFKANPENYDAVISDMAMPKMTGDRLAAEMKKIRPDIPVMICTGFSERLNKEKAEAIGIEGFLMKPFNKNNLAVMLRKVLDQAKK
- the tsaD gene encoding tRNA (adenosine(37)-N6)-threonylcarbamoyltransferase complex transferase subunit TsaD; its protein translation is MKTILGIESSCDETAAAVVSRGTEILSSVVASQIKVHAPYGGVVPELASRKHLESIAPVVEQALEEAGISRDQVDGVAVTRGPGLVGALLVGFSFAKAYALALDVPWVGVNHLLGHIHSVLMSPSPPEFPFAALLVSGGHTSIYKVSSRTDMEVMGQTRDDAAGEAFDKVSKAMGLGYPGGEIISKLAESGDPHKISFPRSWLDKKKFDFSFSGIKTAVGRYMQVHEETWQDEKADIAASFQEAVVEVLATKLINAAKSIGCPRVAVAGGVAANACLRDRVTQLAAKAGMSVHLPDISLCGDNAAMIAAAGYYKLVAGERAPLNMDVFSRVEKM